One stretch of Pseudomonas fluorescens Q2-87 DNA includes these proteins:
- the estP gene encoding esterase EstP, whose product MIKQTLFVPIASCLLAMACAQATAAPNPYSKFIVFGDSLNDAGQFADPNGPAGATQRFTNRTGPSYLDGSGESYSANSTQLLGGRLGYSADETAASTSAVRAGEGLADGNNWAVGGYRTDQILESITGVSDTGERSRPGYLQSNGLRADPNALYYISGGGNDFLQGLVLSPAQATAAADRLADSVQVLQTAGARYVMVWLLPDLGLTPALNGTPLQGAVSQLSNQFNQQLVTRLQGIDAEVIPLNVPLLLQESFADPARFGLATGENLTATCFSGNGCTENATYGINSATPDPSKLIYNDSVHPTEAGQKLIADYAYSLLSAPWELTLLPEMAHSTLRAHQDELRSQWQSDWENWQAVGQWRAIVAGGGQHLDMDSQGSGASADGSGYSLNIGGSYRLNEAWRVGVAAGLYRQDMDAGHNDSNYKLNSYLATAFAQFQQNRWWADAALTGGKLDYDNLERKFDLGVNEAQEKGDTDGHLWAFSTRVGYDIAQPGSEWHLSPFISADYAKVEVDGYSEKSSRSTALTFDDQTRDSKRLGIGLQGKYNFTRQTQVFGEYAHEREYEDDTQKVNIALNSLPANDFTLEGYTPQSHLNRLSVGVSHKLTNDLALRGGYTLRKDDDLTQQGISLGVSLDF is encoded by the coding sequence ATGATCAAACAGACATTATTCGTACCGATTGCCAGCTGTCTGCTCGCGATGGCCTGTGCCCAGGCCACCGCTGCGCCCAACCCTTATTCCAAGTTCATCGTGTTCGGTGACAGCCTCAACGATGCCGGCCAGTTCGCCGACCCGAACGGCCCCGCCGGGGCAACGCAGCGCTTCACCAATCGAACCGGCCCGTCCTATCTCGACGGCAGCGGCGAGAGCTACTCAGCCAACTCCACCCAACTGCTCGGCGGGCGCCTGGGTTATTCCGCCGACGAGACCGCCGCCTCCACATCGGCGGTGCGCGCCGGCGAGGGGCTGGCAGATGGCAACAACTGGGCGGTGGGTGGTTATCGTACCGATCAGATCCTGGAATCGATTACCGGCGTGTCCGATACCGGCGAGCGCAGTCGCCCCGGCTATCTGCAGTCCAATGGCCTGCGCGCCGATCCGAATGCGCTCTATTACATTTCCGGGGGCGGTAACGACTTCCTCCAAGGCTTGGTGTTGAGCCCTGCACAGGCGACCGCCGCCGCAGACCGCCTGGCCGACAGCGTTCAAGTGCTGCAAACCGCCGGCGCCCGTTATGTGATGGTCTGGCTGCTGCCCGACCTGGGCCTGACGCCGGCGCTGAATGGCACCCCATTGCAAGGCGCCGTCTCGCAGCTCAGCAATCAGTTCAACCAGCAACTCGTCACGCGACTGCAAGGCATCGATGCCGAAGTCATTCCACTGAACGTTCCGTTGCTGCTGCAAGAAAGCTTCGCCGACCCGGCACGGTTCGGCCTCGCCACCGGGGAGAACCTCACAGCCACCTGTTTCAGCGGCAACGGCTGCACGGAAAACGCCACCTATGGCATCAACAGCGCCACGCCTGACCCTAGCAAACTGATCTACAACGACTCGGTTCACCCTACCGAAGCCGGGCAAAAACTGATCGCCGACTACGCCTACTCCTTGCTTTCAGCGCCTTGGGAACTGACGTTGCTGCCGGAAATGGCCCACTCGACCTTGCGGGCCCACCAGGATGAATTGCGCAGCCAATGGCAATCGGATTGGGAGAACTGGCAAGCAGTCGGCCAATGGCGAGCCATTGTCGCTGGCGGCGGCCAGCATCTGGACATGGACAGCCAAGGCAGCGGTGCCAGCGCCGACGGGAGCGGCTACAGCCTGAACATCGGCGGCAGCTATCGGCTCAACGAGGCGTGGCGCGTGGGGGTTGCCGCCGGGCTCTACCGCCAGGACATGGATGCCGGCCATAACGATTCGAACTACAAACTCAACAGCTACCTGGCGACAGCATTCGCCCAATTCCAGCAAAACCGTTGGTGGGCCGACGCCGCACTGACCGGCGGCAAGCTCGACTACGACAACCTGGAGCGCAAATTCGACCTGGGCGTCAACGAAGCGCAGGAGAAAGGCGACACCGATGGCCACCTGTGGGCGTTCAGCACCCGCGTGGGCTACGACATTGCCCAGCCGGGCAGCGAGTGGCACCTGTCACCGTTCATCAGCGCTGATTATGCGAAGGTGGAAGTCGACGGCTATTCGGAAAAGAGCAGCCGCTCCACAGCCCTGACGTTTGATGATCAGACCCGCGATTCGAAGCGCCTGGGGATTGGCTTGCAAGGCAAATACAACTTCACCCGCCAGACCCAGGTGTTCGGCGAATATGCCCACGAACGTGAGTACGAAGACGACACGCAGAAGGTGAACATCGCCCTCAACAGCCTGCCGGCCAACGACTTCACCCTGGAGGGCTATACACCGCAGAGCCACCTGAACCGCTTGAGCGTTGGGGTCAGCCACAAACTGACCAACGACCTGGCACTGCGGGGCGGTTATACCTTGCGCAAGGATGATGACCTGACCCAGCAAGGCATCAGCCTGGGCGTCAGTCTGGATTTCTGA
- a CDS encoding aminodeoxychorismate/anthranilate synthase component II codes for MLLMIDNYDSFTYNVVQYLGELGSEVKVVRNDELTIAEIEALKPERIVVSPGPCTPTEAGISIEAIRYFAGKLPILGVCLGHQSIGQAFGGDVVRARQVMHGKTSPVFHEDKGVFEGLNHPLTVTRYHSLIVKRETLPDCLELTAWTQLEDGSVDEIMGLRHKTLNIEGVQFHPESILTEQGHELFANFLKQTGGMR; via the coding sequence ATGTTGCTGATGATCGATAACTACGACTCTTTTACCTATAACGTTGTGCAGTACCTCGGCGAGCTAGGCTCCGAGGTCAAGGTCGTGCGCAACGACGAGCTGACCATCGCTGAAATCGAAGCCCTCAAGCCCGAGCGCATTGTGGTCTCGCCCGGTCCTTGCACGCCGACAGAAGCGGGCATCTCCATCGAGGCCATCAGATATTTCGCCGGCAAGCTGCCGATTCTTGGCGTCTGCCTGGGGCACCAGTCGATCGGCCAGGCATTCGGTGGCGATGTGGTGCGTGCCCGGCAGGTCATGCACGGTAAGACTAGCCCGGTATTCCACGAGGACAAGGGGGTATTCGAAGGCCTCAATCATCCGCTGACCGTGACCCGCTATCACTCACTGATCGTCAAGCGCGAAACCTTGCCTGACTGCCTTGAGTTGACTGCCTGGACGCAGCTTGAAGACGGCTCGGTGGATGAAATCATGGGTTTGCGCCACAAGACCTTGAACATCGAGGGTGTGCAATTTCATCCCGAGTCTATTCTCACCGAGCAGGGCCACGAGCTGTTCGCCAACTTCCTCAAACAAACCGGCGGCATGCGCTAA
- the trpD gene encoding anthranilate phosphoribosyltransferase, with translation MDIKTALSRIVGHLDLSTDEMRDVMREIMTGQCTDAQIGAFMMAMRMKSESIDEIVGAVSAMRELADKVELKTLERVVDVVGTGGDGANIFNVSTASSFVVAAAGCTVAKHGNRAVSGKSGSADLLEAAGIYLNLTPVQVARCIDNVGIGFMFAQTHHSAMKYAAAPRRDLGLRTLFNMLGPLTNPAGVKHQVVGVFSQALCRPLAQVLQRLGSKHILVVHSKDGLDEFSLAAPTFVAELKNDQISEYWVEPEDLGMKSQSLHGLAVDGPAQSLELIRDALGRRKTENGQKAAEMIVLNAGAALYAADHASSLKQGVELAHDALHTGLAREKLEELGAFTAVFKVENEG, from the coding sequence ATGGATATCAAGACAGCCCTGAGCCGTATCGTCGGCCATCTCGACCTGAGCACCGACGAGATGCGCGACGTAATGCGCGAAATCATGACCGGACAATGCACGGACGCGCAGATCGGCGCGTTCATGATGGCCATGCGCATGAAAAGCGAGAGCATCGATGAAATCGTCGGCGCGGTCTCGGCCATGCGCGAACTGGCAGACAAAGTCGAGCTCAAGACCCTGGAGCGAGTCGTGGACGTGGTCGGCACTGGTGGGGACGGTGCCAATATCTTCAACGTCTCCACCGCGTCGTCATTTGTTGTCGCGGCGGCCGGCTGCACCGTTGCCAAGCATGGCAATCGCGCGGTCTCGGGCAAGAGTGGCAGTGCTGACTTGCTTGAAGCGGCCGGCATCTACCTGAACCTGACCCCGGTCCAAGTGGCGCGCTGCATTGATAACGTCGGCATCGGTTTCATGTTTGCCCAGACCCACCACAGCGCCATGAAGTACGCCGCCGCACCCCGTCGTGACCTGGGGCTGCGCACGCTGTTCAACATGCTCGGCCCGCTTACGAATCCGGCCGGCGTGAAACATCAGGTCGTCGGCGTGTTCAGCCAGGCGCTGTGCCGGCCATTGGCGCAAGTCCTGCAACGGCTGGGCAGCAAACATATCCTGGTGGTCCATTCGAAGGACGGGCTGGACGAATTCAGCCTGGCGGCGCCTACCTTCGTCGCCGAACTGAAAAATGATCAGATCAGCGAGTATTGGGTCGAACCTGAAGACTTGGGCATGAAGAGCCAGAGTTTGCACGGTCTGGCAGTCGATGGTCCGGCGCAATCGCTGGAGCTGATCCGCGACGCCCTGGGCCGGCGCAAGACCGAGAACGGCCAGAAAGCCGCTGAGATGATCGTCCTCAATGCCGGCGCTGCGTTGTACGCCGCCGACCATGCCAGCAGCCTCAAGCAAGGCGTGGAACTGGCGCATGATGCGTTGCACACTGGCCTGGCCCGGGAAAAGCTCGAAGAGTTGGGTGCATTTACCGCGGTATTCAAAGTGGAGAATGAAGGATGA
- the trpC gene encoding indole-3-glycerol phosphate synthase TrpC gives MSVPTVLENILARKAEEVAERRARVSLAELENLARSADAPRGFAKALIDQAKKKQPAVIAEIKKASPSKGVIREHFVPADIAKSYEKGGATCLSVLTDVDFFQGADEYLKQARAACRLPVIRKDFMIDPYQIVEARALGADCVLLIVSALDDVKMAELAAVAKGVGLDVLVEVHDGDELERALKTLDTKLVGVNNRNLHTFEVSLETTLDLLPRIPRDRLVITESGILNRADVELMEVSDVYSFLVGEAFMRAESPGTELQRLFFPERGLPVSGSTLD, from the coding sequence ATGAGCGTGCCAACGGTTCTGGAAAACATTCTGGCTCGCAAGGCTGAGGAAGTGGCTGAACGCCGCGCTCGGGTCAGTCTGGCCGAGCTGGAAAACCTCGCGCGTTCAGCCGATGCACCGCGGGGTTTCGCCAAGGCGCTGATCGATCAGGCCAAGAAGAAACAGCCGGCGGTGATCGCCGAAATCAAAAAAGCCTCCCCGAGCAAGGGTGTGATTCGTGAACATTTCGTCCCGGCCGACATTGCCAAAAGCTACGAGAAGGGCGGCGCGACGTGCCTCTCGGTGCTGACCGATGTCGATTTTTTCCAGGGTGCCGACGAATACCTGAAGCAGGCGCGGGCAGCGTGCCGGCTTCCGGTGATCCGCAAGGATTTCATGATCGACCCTTATCAGATCGTCGAGGCGCGTGCGCTTGGCGCCGATTGCGTGCTGTTGATCGTGTCTGCCCTGGATGATGTGAAAATGGCCGAGCTGGCGGCAGTTGCCAAGGGCGTGGGACTGGATGTCCTGGTGGAGGTCCATGACGGCGACGAGTTGGAGCGGGCCCTGAAAACCCTCGACACCAAACTGGTGGGCGTAAACAACCGCAACCTGCACACCTTCGAAGTCAGCCTGGAAACCACCCTGGACTTGCTGCCGCGCATCCCTCGCGATCGCCTGGTCATCACTGAAAGCGGCATCCTCAACCGGGCCGATGTCGAGCTGATGGAAGTCAGCGATGTGTACTCGTTCCTGGTGGGCGAAGCGTTCATGCGGGCCGAGAGCCCGGGCACCGAATTGCAGCGCTTGTTCTTTCCCGAGCGTGGCCTTCCGGTCAGCGGTTCGACGCTGGACTGA
- a CDS encoding lipoate--protein ligase family protein, whose translation MSPAISLTVEAGLQAEQDLLASICAGDAEFGLLFWQPNDRALVMPRRLSRLPGFEHACEISAANGWPVLLRETGGEPVPQSAATVNIALVYAPPRSEGDHGRIETAYRRLCDPICQLLDEWGGVASLGEVEGAFCDGRFNVNLDGRKMVGTAQRWRQSKGGQRPVGLVHGALLLDNERESMVAAVNRFNEACGLEQRVRAESHIALHEKFPAPLALARLEALYRALLVALPGV comes from the coding sequence ATGTCGCCAGCGATCTCCCTGACCGTCGAAGCCGGCCTGCAAGCTGAACAGGATCTCTTGGCCAGTATCTGCGCCGGCGATGCTGAGTTCGGCCTGTTGTTCTGGCAGCCCAACGATCGTGCGCTGGTCATGCCGCGCCGCTTGAGCCGCCTGCCGGGGTTCGAACACGCCTGTGAGATCTCGGCGGCGAACGGCTGGCCAGTGTTGCTGCGCGAAACCGGCGGCGAACCGGTGCCGCAATCGGCCGCCACCGTCAATATCGCCCTGGTCTATGCGCCCCCGCGCAGCGAGGGCGATCACGGCCGGATCGAAACCGCTTATCGTCGATTGTGCGACCCAATCTGCCAGTTGCTGGATGAATGGGGCGGCGTGGCTTCCCTCGGCGAGGTGGAGGGGGCTTTTTGCGACGGGCGATTCAACGTCAACCTCGATGGTCGGAAAATGGTCGGCACCGCTCAGCGCTGGCGCCAGAGCAAGGGCGGCCAACGTCCGGTAGGACTGGTTCATGGTGCGCTTCTATTGGATAACGAGCGCGAATCGATGGTCGCGGCGGTCAATCGCTTCAATGAGGCCTGTGGCCTGGAGCAGCGCGTGCGTGCCGAAAGTCACATTGCCTTGCACGAAAAATTCCCGGCGCCCCTCGCACTGGCGCGGCTCGAAGCGTTGTATCGGGCGCTGTTGGTCGCGCTGCCTGGCGTTTAG
- the crp gene encoding cAMP-activated global transcriptional regulator CRP, with amino-acid sequence MVAITPTLKIKNLDKLLMHCQRRRYPAKHNIICAGDRSDTLFFIIKGSVTILIEDDDGREMIIAYLNSGDFFGELGLFEQAGKEQQRSAWVRTKIECEVAEISYAKFRELSLQDPDILYVLSGQIAQRLRNTTRKVGDLAFFDVTGRVARCLLELCKQPDAMTHPDGMQIKVTRQEIGRIVGCSREMVGRVLKDLEERNLVNVKGKTMVVFGTR; translated from the coding sequence ATGGTTGCCATTACTCCCACGCTCAAGATCAAGAACCTGGACAAGCTGTTGATGCATTGTCAGCGCCGTCGCTATCCAGCCAAGCACAACATCATTTGCGCGGGGGATCGTTCCGATACATTGTTTTTCATTATCAAGGGGTCTGTCACGATTTTGATCGAGGACGATGACGGCCGAGAAATGATCATCGCCTATCTCAATTCCGGAGATTTTTTCGGCGAACTGGGGTTGTTCGAACAAGCTGGCAAGGAACAGCAGCGCAGCGCCTGGGTGCGGACGAAAATCGAATGTGAAGTGGCGGAAATCAGCTACGCCAAATTTCGAGAATTGTCCCTGCAAGACCCGGACATTCTTTACGTCCTCAGCGGACAAATCGCACAGCGCCTGCGCAATACCACGCGCAAGGTTGGGGACCTCGCATTCTTCGACGTGACTGGGCGTGTCGCCCGCTGCCTGCTGGAACTGTGCAAGCAACCCGATGCGATGACTCACCCGGACGGTATGCAGATCAAGGTCACTCGCCAGGAAATCGGTCGGATTGTCGGCTGTTCCCGCGAGATGGTCGGCCGGGTACTCAAGGATCTGGAAGAGCGCAACCTGGTCAACGTGAAAGGCAAGACCATGGTGGTGTTCGGGACACGCTAA
- a CDS encoding OsmC family protein, translating into MKARIQWAGEAMFLGESGSGHVVVMDGPPEAGGRNLGVRPMEMLLLGVGGCSNFDVVSILKKSRQAVESCEAFLEAERATEDPKVFTKIHMHFVVKGRSLKEAQVKRAIELSAEKYCSASIMLGAAGVEITHDYEIIELG; encoded by the coding sequence ATGAAGGCACGCATCCAATGGGCTGGCGAAGCCATGTTCCTCGGTGAGTCAGGCAGTGGTCATGTGGTCGTCATGGACGGCCCGCCGGAGGCCGGTGGCAGGAACCTGGGTGTTCGGCCGATGGAAATGCTCCTGCTGGGCGTAGGGGGCTGCAGCAATTTCGACGTGGTCAGTATTCTCAAGAAGTCCCGCCAGGCCGTCGAAAGCTGTGAAGCGTTCCTCGAAGCGGAGCGCGCCACTGAAGATCCGAAAGTATTTACCAAGATCCACATGCACTTCGTTGTGAAGGGGCGATCCTTGAAGGAAGCCCAGGTCAAGCGAGCCATTGAATTGTCCGCTGAAAAGTACTGCTCGGCTTCAATCATGCTTGGCGCCGCCGGCGTCGAGATCACCCACGATTATGAAATCATCGAATTGGGCTGA
- the coq7 gene encoding 2-polyprenyl-3-methyl-6-methoxy-1,4-benzoquinone monooxygenase, which translates to MTTQRHYSPIDRLLLQADTAMRTLLPFSGQPYRPSPAIVQPDAQMSDEQTRHVAGLMRINHTGEVCAQALYQGQALTAKLPKVRQAMEHAAEEEIDHLVWCEQRIRQLGSHTSVLNPLFYGMSFGIGAVAGLISDKVSLGFVAATEHQVCKHLNEHLEQLPAEDEKSRAILEQMRVDEEHHAESALDAGGFRFPAPVKFGMSLLAKVMTKSTYRI; encoded by the coding sequence ATGACTACTCAACGTCACTACTCGCCGATTGACCGCCTGTTGCTGCAAGCCGATACCGCGATGCGCACGCTGCTGCCCTTCAGTGGCCAGCCGTACCGTCCATCGCCGGCTATCGTACAGCCGGACGCGCAGATGAGTGATGAACAGACTCGCCATGTCGCGGGCCTGATGCGCATCAACCACACCGGCGAGGTTTGTGCCCAGGCTTTGTATCAAGGCCAGGCGCTGACTGCGAAACTGCCGAAAGTGCGTCAAGCGATGGAGCATGCCGCAGAGGAAGAAATCGATCATCTGGTCTGGTGTGAACAACGCATTCGCCAACTGGGCAGCCACACCAGTGTCCTCAATCCGCTGTTCTACGGCATGTCATTTGGCATCGGGGCAGTGGCTGGACTGATCAGCGACAAGGTCAGCCTCGGCTTCGTCGCCGCGACCGAGCACCAGGTATGCAAGCATTTGAATGAACACTTGGAGCAATTGCCGGCCGAGGATGAAAAATCCCGGGCGATCCTGGAACAGATGCGCGTGGATGAGGAGCATCATGCCGAAAGCGCGCTCGATGCTGGCGGTTTCCGCTTTCCGGCGCCCGTGAAGTTCGGCATGAGCCTGCTGGCCAAGGTCATGACAAAGAGTACGTATCGGATCTGA
- a CDS encoding histidine triad nucleotide-binding protein yields MDTLFTKIINREIPAKIIYEDDQVLAFHDIAPQAPVHFLVIPKKPIRTLNDLTEDDKGLAGHILFTAQRLALELGCEEGFRVVMNCNELGGQTVYHIHMHVLGQRQMHWPPG; encoded by the coding sequence GTGGATACTCTGTTTACCAAGATCATCAACCGGGAGATCCCGGCCAAGATCATCTACGAGGATGACCAAGTCCTGGCCTTCCACGACATCGCCCCACAGGCGCCCGTGCACTTCCTGGTCATTCCCAAGAAACCGATCCGCACGCTCAATGACCTGACCGAAGACGACAAAGGGCTGGCCGGGCACATCCTGTTCACCGCCCAGCGCCTGGCACTCGAACTGGGTTGCGAGGAAGGTTTCCGCGTAGTGATGAATTGCAATGAACTGGGTGGGCAGACGGTGTATCACATCCATATGCATGTGCTGGGTCAGCGCCAGATGCACTGGCCGCCGGGTTGA
- a CDS encoding SDR family NAD(P)-dependent oxidoreductase — protein sequence MTRYALITGASSGIGLAMAEALARRGRNLLLVARQRDRLESIAIELTQRFGVEVLFRACDLGEPLRLSGFILELEEGERQIDLLVNCAGIGTSGPFLGQDWMTEQDLIEVNILALTRLCHAVGNSMALHGGGQILNVASIAAFQPGPWMSTYHASKAYVLHFSEALRVELKKCAIKVSVLCPGPTRTGFFARAQMDETKLNASKRLMSPEEVALFTVRALERNRAIIIPGRRNRWLAALPRFGSRWLVRSIAGMVNKTYCPR from the coding sequence ATGACCCGTTACGCTCTGATCACTGGCGCTTCCAGCGGCATCGGCCTGGCCATGGCCGAAGCGCTGGCGCGGCGCGGCCGTAACCTTTTATTGGTGGCTCGACAGCGTGATCGGCTGGAAAGCATTGCAATCGAGCTGACCCAACGATTTGGCGTAGAGGTGCTATTCCGGGCCTGCGACCTGGGGGAGCCGCTGCGACTTTCAGGATTTATCCTGGAGTTGGAGGAAGGCGAGCGGCAAATCGACCTGCTGGTCAACTGCGCCGGCATCGGTACCAGCGGCCCGTTCCTGGGGCAGGACTGGATGACCGAGCAGGACCTGATCGAGGTCAACATCCTCGCCCTGACCCGTCTTTGCCACGCGGTAGGCAACAGCATGGCATTGCATGGCGGCGGCCAGATCCTCAACGTTGCGTCCATTGCCGCATTCCAACCCGGGCCATGGATGAGCACTTATCACGCCAGCAAAGCCTATGTGCTGCATTTCTCCGAAGCCCTGCGGGTTGAATTGAAGAAATGCGCGATCAAGGTCTCGGTGCTTTGCCCTGGCCCGACCCGCACCGGTTTTTTCGCCAGGGCACAGATGGACGAAACAAAACTCAACGCCAGCAAACGACTGATGAGCCCGGAGGAAGTTGCGTTGTTTACCGTACGTGCGCTGGAGCGCAACCGCGCCATCATCATTCCCGGACGGCGCAACCGCTGGCTGGCCGCGCTGCCACGATTCGGCTCGCGATGGCTGGTGCGCAGCATCGCCGGCATGGTCAACAAAACCTATTGCCCGCGCTGA
- a CDS encoding DUF805 domain-containing protein, whose protein sequence is MSETRFNIIFDGALMPGVDTTTAKLNLAELFKSDVSAIERLFSGRKVALKSDLSQGEAQKYLEALNKSGIDARIEAQPSLELNLGEVHETHHRPDPIVDPVSPYAPPRADVGEAVAGYATLKPFSFDGRIGRLRFLAWTMVLTLAMMPVIGIAFWFSLSWLLVSNSIAAMIVGGVVGVAIMLAFAFASLQFNVQRLHDVGWSGWLWLLNLVPFVGGLFPIVLLCMPGNAGANRYGPPPPPNSTAVKVLSSLWVVLIVLIIVGAVAGAFSGIGEEYGNSLGSYESSQSSEYESSDETAAEPAEDAAEAAAQAAEAASPSVESEEEQ, encoded by the coding sequence ATGAGCGAAACCCGTTTCAACATAATATTCGACGGAGCCTTGATGCCTGGCGTCGACACCACGACCGCCAAGCTCAACCTCGCCGAGCTGTTCAAGAGCGATGTCAGCGCCATAGAACGACTGTTCAGCGGGCGCAAGGTGGCCCTCAAGAGCGACCTGTCCCAGGGCGAAGCACAGAAATACCTCGAAGCGCTCAACAAAAGCGGGATCGATGCTCGAATCGAGGCCCAGCCTTCGCTTGAGTTGAATCTTGGCGAAGTTCATGAAACTCACCATCGGCCTGATCCGATTGTCGACCCGGTCTCCCCTTACGCCCCACCTCGGGCGGATGTCGGCGAAGCGGTGGCCGGCTATGCCACGCTCAAGCCGTTCAGCTTCGATGGGCGTATCGGGCGGTTGCGATTCCTGGCCTGGACCATGGTGCTGACGCTGGCGATGATGCCGGTCATCGGTATTGCCTTTTGGTTCAGCCTATCCTGGCTACTCGTTTCCAACTCGATAGCGGCAATGATCGTTGGCGGGGTGGTCGGGGTCGCCATCATGCTCGCCTTTGCGTTTGCAAGCCTGCAATTCAACGTCCAGCGCCTGCACGATGTCGGCTGGTCCGGGTGGTTGTGGCTGCTTAATCTGGTGCCCTTCGTGGGCGGCCTGTTCCCGATCGTCCTTCTGTGCATGCCTGGCAACGCCGGTGCGAATCGCTACGGCCCTCCGCCGCCGCCGAACAGTACTGCGGTCAAGGTGTTGTCGTCACTGTGGGTCGTCTTGATCGTATTGATTATCGTCGGTGCGGTGGCTGGCGCGTTCAGCGGTATCGGCGAGGAATATGGCAATTCCCTGGGCAGCTATGAAAGCAGCCAGTCGAGCGAGTATGAAAGCAGTGATGAGACCGCTGCCGAACCTGCCGAAGACGCGGCAGAAGCTGCAGCGCAAGCAGCGGAAGCAGCCTCACCTTCTGTAGAATCCGAAGAGGAACAATAA
- a CDS encoding NAD(P)H-dependent flavin oxidoreductase — translation MSLPALLEQRLRLPVVAAPMFLISNPQLVLACCRNGIVGSFPALNQRESSGFKAWLEEIEAGLATLENPAPYAVNLIVHHSNPRLQADLAICIEHKVPIVITSLGAVKELVDAVHGYGGLVFHDVTTRRHAEKAAEAGVDGLIAVAAGAGGHAGTWSPFSLIAEIRQFFDKTLLLAGCLNHGHQILAAQLLGADLAYLGTRFIATSESHAPDAYKEMLLTSRAADIVHTPAVSGVPASFMRQSLENAGFDLAALQDKGAVDFGSKLKPLNDEAKAWKTVWSAGQGVCEINDLPSVDQLVARLDKEYRQAQARAAQLGGQWPR, via the coding sequence ATGTCGCTACCCGCTCTGCTCGAACAACGCTTGCGCCTGCCCGTCGTGGCGGCACCGATGTTCCTGATCTCCAATCCACAACTGGTACTGGCCTGCTGTCGTAACGGCATCGTCGGTAGCTTCCCGGCATTGAACCAGCGCGAAAGCAGCGGCTTCAAGGCTTGGCTGGAGGAAATCGAGGCAGGCCTGGCGACCCTGGAAAACCCGGCGCCCTACGCCGTGAACCTGATCGTTCATCACAGCAATCCGCGCCTTCAGGCCGACCTGGCCATCTGCATCGAACATAAGGTGCCGATCGTCATCACGAGCCTGGGCGCGGTGAAGGAACTGGTGGACGCGGTCCACGGTTACGGCGGCCTGGTATTCCATGACGTCACCACACGCCGTCACGCCGAGAAAGCCGCCGAAGCCGGTGTCGATGGTTTGATCGCCGTTGCTGCCGGCGCGGGCGGGCATGCCGGGACCTGGAGTCCTTTCTCGCTGATTGCCGAGATCCGGCAGTTCTTCGACAAGACGTTGCTGCTGGCGGGATGCCTCAACCACGGCCATCAGATTCTGGCCGCGCAACTGCTCGGTGCGGACCTGGCCTATTTGGGGACCCGTTTCATCGCGACGAGCGAAAGCCACGCCCCAGACGCTTATAAAGAGATGTTGCTCACATCAAGAGCGGCAGACATCGTGCATACTCCCGCTGTGTCCGGAGTGCCAGCCAGTTTCATGCGCCAGAGCCTGGAAAACGCCGGTTTCGACTTGGCCGCCTTGCAAGACAAAGGCGCGGTGGATTTCGGCTCGAAACTCAAACCGCTGAACGACGAAGCCAAGGCCTGGAAAACCGTGTGGTCGGCAGGTCAGGGCGTCTGTGAGATCAATGATTTGCCGAGCGTCGACCAACTGGTGGCACGCCTGGATAAGGAATACCGCCAGGCGCAAGCCCGGGCGGCACAGCTCGGCGGGCAGTGGCCGCGCTGA
- the hemJ gene encoding protoporphyrinogen oxidase HemJ, which produces MLYLWLKALHIVSMVCWFAGLFYLPRLFVYHAQSEDSVSQERFSVMERKLYRGIMGPAMIATLVFGIGLLSLNAGAYFTQGGWMHAKLTLVVLLIGYHHMCGAQVKRFARGENTRSHVFYRWFNEVPVLILLAIVILVVVRPF; this is translated from the coding sequence ATGCTCTATCTGTGGCTCAAAGCACTTCATATTGTCAGCATGGTCTGCTGGTTTGCCGGCCTGTTCTACTTGCCGCGCCTGTTTGTCTATCACGCCCAAAGCGAAGACAGCGTCAGCCAGGAGCGTTTCAGCGTCATGGAGCGCAAGTTGTATCGCGGCATCATGGGCCCGGCGATGATCGCGACCCTGGTGTTCGGCATCGGGTTGCTCAGCCTGAACGCCGGCGCTTACTTCACCCAAGGTGGCTGGATGCATGCCAAGCTGACCCTGGTCGTGCTGCTGATCGGCTATCACCATATGTGCGGCGCCCAGGTGAAGCGCTTCGCCCGTGGCGAAAACACCCGCAGCCATGTCTTTTATCGCTGGTTCAATGAAGTGCCGGTTCTGATATTGCTGGCTATCGTAATTCTGGTCGTGGTTCGGCCGTTCTAA